The Camelus bactrianus isolate YW-2024 breed Bactrian camel chromosome 11, ASM4877302v1, whole genome shotgun sequence genomic interval TACCCCACGGGACTACTTCAATTTCAGTTTTAATTAatcaaagttaaataaaattcacGGTTCAGCTCCTCCATGTCCTTGAAACCACGTCGCCCTGAAACTGACCCTGGATTGTCAAGCGGCCTCATTTCAGGTGTGTGGGAGCCACATGTGGCTTGTGGCTGCCATGCTGGATAGCAGAGATACAGAACATTCTCATCATTGTAGAATGTTTTAGTGGACAGCATGTCTTAGAAAGTAGCCTCCCCAAGATTCCTTCTGGCTAGTAAGTTAATGATCAGGGATTCAAACATGGATTTAATGTCTGAAAAACTCTCCAGAAGAGAGGATCTAGTCCCAGCTCTCTCATTAGCGCACTGACCTTGAGTAAACTATGTCACCTGTCCCAGCCCCCGCTTCCTCCTCTGCAGAAGGGGCACACAAGCAGTACCACTAAGGGTTGAGATGCGGATGAAATACGATGCTGGATGTGGAAATACTTTGGCTCAGAGGGAGGAATAAGTGGAAGGGAACTTATCCTGAGTACTTATTTTGTGTCAGGCTCTCTAAATAAAGTGGCTCATTTAATCCTAGGTACTAtatgcccccattttacagatgagtcaACAGGTTTATCGAAGGTGATgcccccaaggtcacagagctagaactTGAGCTGGAGCTTGGAGCTTATCTGTTGACCTTGAGGCCTGTGCGGGTCCCACACAGTAGCACTCAATTCCGCAGTCTTCTCTCAAAAGCCTAGGGGCAGGTTTGGGCGGGGCGTGTTGCTGGGAAGagcggccccctcccctggggcaggtcctgggttcagctcAGGCATCCAAGGGAGTCAAGCCGTAGAGGGCCAGAATCTGATTCTAGTTCTGCTGTTAGgcagctccctcctcccttccccatcccgAGTCTCAACAAGAATGTCCCCCAGTTTCCTTCCAGCTATCCAGCTAGAGctgaaaatatccatttctcaaaTATGGGTGCAGAAGCAGCCCTGAATCCGTGTCTAACACGGTGGCTTCCGCCAGCGGCAGTAATGAGAGGTTCCAGGCAGAGAAGCGGGTCACTTTAGACACATTCATTTGGAAAATCACCACCTTACCCTGAAACTAGCCTGGGATTCTTGTGTGGCTCTTCCTTGATTAGATTCCAGGTGCAGCATAACAGAGGCCACAGGGTGAAGGGGCTCAGAAGAGCCGAAGCCAGGGCAGTGGTAGTCCCAGCACAGACACCCGAAGGCAGGGAATCAGCCTCTTGTCTCCAAGGAGGCTGCCACCTTTCATGTGGGTGCCTCATAATCCAGCTTTCCAAAGTGACTTGGCATTTTTCCAAAGGACAGATTCACCTCTAAAAATACTCGTTTTAATTATGGAACACAAAAGCTTCAGAGCATAAAGGCTACATTTTAAAAGGTCCTTTGACTTTTCTACATGATGGTTCACAATGATTGAAGCTGCTGATAATATAAATCCACGTCATCTGTAGAGTCTGGTTCTGAAGAACCTTTGAACCACGTAACAAGCTCCCGTGAGCTGAGCAGGTGAGTGGAGCTCCCAtaagacagacagaaacagaggcacagagacgtCAAACATCTGGAAGCAGACTCATCCAGCCTAATGTCTCCCCGTTCCCTGCAGGGTCTGCTACCAGTGCATTCAGATACCTGGGGcatctttttttctgcttaattGCCAGGACGTTTTTGAATAAATACGTTTAACACGGTAATAGTGgtgccatttttattttatacttaactGTACACCAGGCACTATACTAGACGCTTTGGAAACACTCCATTTTAATCCTAATTCCAACCTCATTTTGTAGATATGGCAACTGAGGATTGAAAAGGTAAGCAGCTTTTCCAAGGCACCACACAGCCAGCACGAGGCTGCTACTCTGTCTTACTCTATGGTCTCCCATTTGGGAAGAAAATTTCTCCGAGGGAAAGAAGTGTCAGATCCCTAGCTCTGTCATAGCCCTGTAATAGACCGATACGTCTCAAAAGGAAGCTTGAAATAATACACccaatattatataaaatgcAACCCAGAAGGACCTGGGTAGGGATGGGGGTCTGTCGTCCCGGCTGTGTCTGTGAAGAGACCTAGGTTTGGtggctgttttcttttcccttaatttATACAGTTGTAGCTCTCCTCAAAACCTTATTCTTAAACTTGAAAACATGGTGTCACAGCTGGTAATtttagaaggaggaggagagagcaggaagaaagagagaccGCGTGGGAGGAAGGGTGGGAAGCCGCTTCAGCCCTGCTTTCAGGTCCAGCCAGCACTTCCTGGGCAGGACGCccctctctgttccctccctccacccttcaaCTCCTCAACCCCACTGCCCTTCAAGATGCAGCCTAGGTGGACGCAAGCTGGACCTAGGTGCTGGACCTGAAGCACCTGGGAATAAATTAATTCTCTCAAATGCACTAGTAATTGAAAACGACACTTTTCCAACCATTTCCTCAAATGGAAAGAAAGACCCACTTTTAAATATTCAGcaaaaacaagcttggtgatgtcCAAGAAGGATCCAGAACTACACATCTGACCATCATTGGTGTGTAAGCAAAATGCCAAATTCTAGACTTTCCATCCGCTGACCAGTCATATGTATGCATACAAAGTCGAGATCAACTCAAATACCTTCTGCACAATATTCTAAACATGACGTGAAGCTGTCTGTGGGTCCCAGACTCTTCCACGGGGAGGGACCACCCAACGTATAGAAATCCACAGGTGAGCTGCCTGTCAACACCTGCTTCTCGGAGTTGGGTGTGCATGTACCCCTCAGGGGGAGGTCAGCAAAGCCACGGGATTCCCTCAGCACACCCACCAGTGGTGCCAATTTGAAGTCAAAAGTTGGGAAATAAAGCAGCAAAGTATTTGTGCTTCCTGCATCCACCTGGGTATGAGACTGGGCTATCAAACTGTCCTGTccagaacagaagagagacatCTCTTAGATACTGAAGCTGACCTGTGGTATCAGCTCCATTGAAGCCAGCAGAATCTCAAAAGTCCATGGGTTTGACAGAAACACATCACCCGCTAACCAAGAGAGTAGAAAATTTGGTTTTGACTTGCTTTGTTCTTCTCAGGACAATTCAAAGCGTTATTTTGATGTTGAAATTCAGTACAATATGGTACACGGTAAAAGACATACATCAAGTTTTACAATAAAACACgatctcaaatttaaaaaaattttttttaaacagaggtgcaggggatggaacccaggacttcatgcatgctaagcacacactctaccactgagctgtaccctccccattaaactttttttaacttgaagCAGATCACCGTGGGCTACACAGTAGGGAGTAAGAAAGAATTCACTCTTCTCAGCCGTTAAGATATTTTAGCAAAGTCAGTACTGGAAAAGAAAGGAGGCCATGTTGGAACCTCAGCCTCAGGAGTACAGTTTCCTCGGGAAGACAGTCAGCTCACAGCATGGGAAAAGCTGGCCCCGGGGAACTGTAGCGGGGACCTGACCCCCACCGGGGGCCGGGATGGGCTGGTATTGCCCTTGTATCAGTTATCTCAGCCTTCATGGCAGCTCAATGAGGCAGGGACAATGGGGGCTGTCCActcccccattctacagatgggcaaactgaggtTACGTATGGAACAAGGAAGGGGCACAGGTGGGTGGGAATCTGAACCTCATCACCACCCCACTCCTGGCAGCGTAGGCCTCAGTGTGGTCACCCAACCTCCCCCAGACCACTGCCCAATTCTACCCTCTCATGCAACACCTGCTGTTCCCCCGACAAGCACCCCTGACCTTGGCCAGACTTCTCCGAGGCCTGCCGAGGTCCACTGCACAGCTCCCTCGTTGGGGGAGGTCCACCAGAGCTCTTGAGCCTCCTGTTCAAGGCAAAGAGGCATCCCCAGCATTTGTGTTAAAGTAGGAAGGGGCTACTGGGCTGAGAGATGCTTGGCCTTCTGGATCATTTGACAGTGGTGGGAGCTCTGTGAGGGGCTGGAGCGTCCCAGAAGGCAGCCACCCACCATATGGGACTGATTAGGGCTTGGAATGTGGCTGGTCCAAACTGAGAGGCACTGTGGGCACTTTGTATGAAAACAAGAATGTAGAATATCAAATTAATAATTTCTGTATTAATTATGTGTTGAAATGGTAGTATTTGTGATATACTGTGTTAAATaacatgtattattaaaattaatttcacctgttttctATTGAGTTTTGAATATGGCTACTTAGCAAATTTAAGATCCATTTGTGGCTTATGTCCCATTTCTATTGGACAGAGCTGGTCCGTACCTTCATGAGACCTCTGATTATCTATCAAGCGTAATGTGGAATCTGTCGTGGTCTGTTTGTTCAGGTGTTGCTGACTTTGTCATCCCCCTTGAGGGAGAGGAGCCAGAGGTCACCCGACCTGGCAAACTGGAAGGGAGGGTCCATTCAGAATACTTTCTGGAAATCCTCAGCCACTGGGAGAGAGGCAGGCCTTTTCCCTAAGAACCCAAAGCACAGGGAAGGTCAGCCCTCTTTCATCCTCATTTCCTTCAAAGACCAGGACAAAGCAAGTTCTGGAGACAAATGATCTAAATAGAAATAGACCATGGGCCACAAATGCAAGCCATGAATCCAAAAGTttggtcaataaatatttcatggctctttgtttttaatcactttaggtacatttcaaattttaaaatttggtaatttaaaattttgggagcctcattaaaaataagaaaaaaaatgtgctatTAATTTCAATAACATTTCCTAACCCAACtcatccaaaatattatcattttaacatatgatgaatataaaaattattaatgatagattttgtgttcttttcttcaTACTAAATCTTCAGCATCTGGTGTGTGTTTTACACTTTAAAGCACATCTCCATTCACATGTGACCAGTGGCGGCCAAACCAGATGGCACAGCTCTAGGAAATCTAAAATTCTACCACCCGGCAAGTCCTCAACCAGTGCAAAACAACGTGAACGCCCACTGCTCCATACGCTATGATAAGTCACATGACCTCAGCCTCTAAGATTTATGTTTGCAGGGAGCTCTGATGGCAGTGGAAATACAACTCCGgctatttaaacagaaaaaagcagCGGGTAAAACCACACTATCATAATACATAACAGTAATGGTTAGGTGGTGTGGTTGTGGATTTTTGTCTCCCTCTTTATACTCTTCTATACCTTACAAATTTCCTAATATGAATTtagaaattatcattttaaaacttaaagtgattaaaacaatgagccatgaaatatttattgaactcctGTATGCCAACAGGGTCCTGAGAACTTCTTGTTCTCCAAGAAGGTGAGAAATCATCCAGGGCCATTGAAGAAGGGCTAATACAACATTCGCAGGGAGGGGAGGATTTTCCGAGTTAGACGTTTTTTCCTACACTCTAACTGGGAATGTCAAAAATACATATGAGCAAAGGCTGCAGGGAAATTCTTGCTAAGTCAGCAGCAGAGACAAGTGTCCGATGCACATGAAACTCGCGTCTGTCTCGGCAGCAGCGCCTGCTTCTCGCTGGCCCAGAGTTAGGAGAGTCACCCTCGTAAGGGCAGGGAAGGCAGCTGGGTGGCGGTGGAAGTGCTCAGACTCGAAAAACAGGTGATCATGCATTCTTTCAGCATGTGCAAAATACGAATCAAATTATTTACCAAACGCCTGTAGCTGTCTGGTAGGATACACTGGCCGGCCACAGGTACTAATTTAAAGTCCAACCCCACCCTGCTCACACACGTGTGTGCCTctgcgcacatgcacacacacatacatacacacacacacacacacacacacgtggagaGCTCTGGAATAGCCAAAGATCCAAGGATGCTGCAAAGCTTGTTCAGAATGTGTCTGTGCCCGCGGTACCTCCATTTCCCCCACAGGATGTAATTTCCGAGCAGCAGCCTGGTGGCCGCACAGGCGGCATTTCACTTAGGAAAGAACAGGTAGGCACACTGCAAGTGGCAAGGTCTGGGAGTCCCAGCTGCACCTGTCATTTATCCCCTAATCTCGAGCTCTCTCTGGAGTGTGACTGCTGCTGGTGATCAGACATTCCTGCTTGAGATTAAATCGAGGTTGAACCCATTTGCCTTAAAAGGTAATGAACTAGGTTATGAGGTGTCAGGCTCAGGAGCAGGGGCCATGGGGCGTGATGTCTAAGGGGTGCAGGGTTGCTTTGGTGGGGATGAgagtgttctaaaattgattgtagcgatgattgcacaactctgtgaatatattaaaagccactgaattggaCACTTTAAATGATGAATTATATGGTAtctgaattacatctcaataaaactttaaaaaagagatgaGCTCAGGTAAGAAAGCAACTCAATCCCTTTTACAGCAATGGAGCTCCTAGTTGGCTCAGCGCTGCTTTGCCTGAATAAAGAATGGGAACGGctctgtgtttctgtgttagATAAAGACTCATTTATAAGCAGAACTCTCCTCTGCAGCACATCCAGGGTCTCTCTGCCAAAGGAAGGCACGATGGTTCTCGAAAGGCTCATACCTTTTCACTGACCTTTCTGCTCCTGCTGCACTTCTGGTCTCATCTGAAATGACCTCGCCCGTGATATTTGGAGCATCCTTCTCAGGAACTAAAGGTAAGGTAGATGGGCCAGACCCAGGGCTCTttctgggattaaaaaaaaaaaaattttttttaagcaataaatatTAAGAAGGGCATTTCTCTCCATGTCCTACTGAAATGCTCATTTCCTAATTAAAGCTTAAAGTGGCCACTTCACCAAAATCTTTAGGAAAAAATTAGCTTCAAGCATTAAACAGCTTTGAGATGCTCAGGGCTCATTTAAGCCTCTCTGTATAAATAAATCCATATTCAAAAGCAGATGTGTCTGCACTCCAGAAAAACATCTGATTGACTACAACATATCACCCTATAGTGTACTGCCAGCCTGTACACATTTCATGCTTTTCAAACAGTTTCAGTTAGATGAACCAAAGAACACAGGAAAGGAGTAAGGCATGTCACACAGACTGGCTCCCACGCCTCCAGCCCATTTCTCACATTTTTCAGAATCTCAGCACATCCAGAGATTGTTAAGCAGGTAAATTTAGACACTTAGATATGGAAAATTTAGCTTCTTAAAAACTACCCATCTATttgattggctttttaaaatccaCCCGATTTAAAATCACGTTTGAGGCTGACCCCATATTCTGGtgggagtttattttttgtaagtACCTCTCAGTGTTGAGCACTTCTGGAACCAGGCTTTGCATCTTTGGGTCCCCAGCTTCGTCAGGTTCTGGAGGTGAGGAGACACCCAATTTCTTGTCCCCAGAGGGAGCAGGGAGCTCAGGCTCGGGCTGCTCTTCGGCCTGCAGGTGCCCGGCCGGGCTGTCCCTGCTCAGGACGGCTGCAGCATCCATCCTCAGATCCCCTTCAGGGCAGCCTGCGTCCCCAAGGCTTCCTGGTAGCACCGAGGCACAGGCGGCACTGGAGAACATTCTCGTAGTACCTGTTTCAGGCAGGTCATCAGACGCACGTGCCCTGGTCTCAGCTATGCTCAAAGTGACGTCACCCTCTGCATCCCTAGCAGCTCCTGCTACCGAGCCGGGCTCCGGGCGAGTGTCTGCCACTTCCCCAGCTGGTGGCTCCGGGGCGCTCTGGTTGCCCAGGGCATTTTGTGTTTCTGAGATCCCAGTCGCACCTCCATGCCTTCTCTCACCTCTAAGTGTGTCTGGGGTGCAAGGCTCACTGATGGCCCCGGTCCCAGTAGGAACGTCCCCGGGGACAGAAGATGCTCCCAGGGCAGAGGTGGACACTGGCATGGGAGAAAAGCCCCAGGCACCATCTTCTCTGGGTTGGCTATCGCTGCTGGATGTGTCTTGGTGCTGTTTTCCAGAAGGAATTCTGTCGTCCTGAACTGAGTGCCCTTCTCCAGGGCTCTGGGGAGCCACCTGCAAGTCAGCAACAGGAATCTCTGGAGAAGTCGCCTGTGAAGGCAGACCGGAAGCTGATTCCTGCCGGCAGCTTCCCTGCTGTGCAGGGGCCTGGCCTCCAGCCCCGggcctgccttccccagccccctccgATGTCTCACTTTCCGTCAGCCTCTGTGGGACCCCACTCGTTTCCATCCCCACACTGGCACCTGGCAGGTTTTGCTCTGCGGCCAGCTTTTCTGGAGCTGGATCCTGGGGAATCAGACAGGAAATCTCGGCCTCTACGGCCAACTCTTGCTTCTTGTCGTTTGAGTCTACCCAGAGTCcagcaggagggctgggaagAGGGGCGACGGCCACTCCTTGAATCCCATCTGGAAGCTTCCCTGGGCTGGGCATGGCAAGGTCCTTGCCCGTCACactcctcccagctcctgccttTTCTCCCAGTGTGCTCTGGAGCCGATCGGCGGTCAGTGCTCCCAGGACAGACTTCTCAAAGATCCTGGTGATGTGCTCCCTGAAGTCAGGGAACCCAGTGACCATGCTGGGCTGCTTAGAGCTTGCATCTACATCAACTGCTGCTCCCCACCTCGGGTCCTTGGAAGGGTCTACCATCTTCTCCCTGTTACTCTCTGCCTCCCTCGCTACATCACCTGCCGTGCTCCCCTCCCTGGTGGGACGTGCAGGAATTTCACTGGGCTTGGCACTTGCACCGGGAGCTCTTGACGCTCTCTCCTCCGCTGTGGTCTGCTTACCCTTGGCCAGAAGTGGCATCTTGTCCATGTAGGGCACAGAGTCCACAGGTTCCTCAAAGGTCCCAGCTTTGGGGCTTCCGCTGGGGTCTTGTGCTGCAGAGATTTCCCCATCTGCGGCTCCCGGTTGTGAAAGGGAGGCGAGGGAACCCTCAGGCACCGTCATGGAGGAGGCGTTTTCCAAGACAAGCAGGGGCTCCCGTACGGGACAGGGGCTCTCACTGGGAGCTGTGGGGCCTTGAGATGAAGCAGCTTTCACCCCACTGTCTTCTGTACCTGTGCTGGCAGCGCCATCAATATGCAGGTAAGGAGTGTCAGGAGCAGCCTCTTCTGGTGGCCTGGATGGCAGGAGCCTCTTTGGGTCGGGGACAGCCTGGGCTGCAGGAATATCCACGACAACCCTGGGAATCCCACCCAGCTCTCTGGCTGGCAGCAAGGCATCCTGGCAGCTGAGCAAGGGCTGCTCAGCTTGGCAGGGCTCACCCAGGGCACAGGTAGAAGCTTCCTCCCCAGAGGAGGGGCACTGCTTTGTCTGGAAGAAGCCACTGCTTAGAACAGCTTCTTCTGACTCCTCCGGAGCCCGCTGCATCCCCAGGTCTCCTCCATCAGTGTTCCCACCAGTCTCGGCAGCCTCACCTTCTGCACCTTGATCCTCAGCTGATAGGACACTTGAAGGAAGCTTTTGGGTTTCTGCATCCAAGGCAGTGGGGCGCTCCATTTCCTTCTGTGGGGCCAACCCTGATTGCTGTCTGCCTTCCTGGGTTTCATCACATGTGTCTCTCTCAGGGGCATCCTGGCTGGGAGTGACAGTGGGGCCAGCAGGTGCTGGAGCTGCATCCAGGGGAACTACTGAGTGAGGCCAACAAGGTGGGGCCATCACTGTGTCCCCACTTGCCTTCTCTGTCCTGCCCGAGCCCTGGGGCGGGGGCTGAGCTTCAGCTGCTTCAGCATCTTCAGCCCTGAGACGCGCTTCTTCCTGTGGGCTGCCGGCTTTCAGCCCATCAACCAGCTCCTGCTGGGACTTGTTTGGCCCCTGCGCAGTGCAGCAACTTTCCTTTCTGCTCAGGCTACCTTCAAGAGCAGGGTCTTGTAAGGTGTCTGCTGCAGGAAGTGAGACACTAGAGGGCTGGCTGCCGCTGCGATCTCCCTTTTGCCCATCCTCCCCCAATGCAGGCAACTCCGGGCTCATTGGTGCTGACAACTCTGACTGCTCTGTCGTAGGACTCTCCTGAACTGTGTCCCCAGGAGTTGAACTTGGAGCATCAGACAGACTGCCTTCGGAGAGCTCACTTTGAAGTTCTGATCCAGAAGCCTGCTCCTTTCCTCCTTGAACAGGCAGGGGCACATCCTCCGGAGGTTCCACAGGTATGTGGGTTGGGGTGGAATCTGCACTCAGGTTCTTAAAATCAGCACCACTTGGATAAGTCTCTTTCTCATTCTCACACCGTTGGGACTGCTCCGGGAGCATATCAAAGATGGATCCTTCTGGGTCCATTTGGGATGGCTGGGGACAGTTCTCAGAATACAGCGAGGACCTCTCTGACTCAGCTTCTCGCATCCCGCTGTCCCCCGGGCAGGACAGGTTTCCCTGCTGATCTTGCTGCAGGCTGAGTGTCGTGAGCCCACAGTCCACTGCCAAGTTCCCCTCTTTAGGGGGAGGCGGCCCATCAGCGTGGACTTCCTGTGCAGCTGCATCACGCCCCAGCCCACAGGGCTGGGGGGATGTCAGCAAGCTCTCCCCATCACAGCTGCCGGGCCTCTGCTCAGATGGGTGGCTCCTCGCCTTTAATTCAGATGTGCTCTCCGCCTCCTGGGCTTTGGGGATGACCTCGGCAGCAGGAGTTGACAGGAAACCCAGTTTGTCAGATTCTAAAGCAGGAAGAGAGTCCATTATCCCCAACCCCACCACGTCCTGAAGGGTGTCAGGACATTCAGTCTGCAGTCCTGGCCCCTCCCAGACAGCTCTCTCGGGAAGAATGTGTTCACCGGCTCCATCCGGTCCAGAAGGCGGGACAGGGTCCTGCTCACAGATCCGGTGCAGTGAGTCAGACTCAGGGACCACTCCGGCTTCTCCCATCATCCCACAGGCCTCCGAGCTCCAAGCCGCCTCCTCTGAAGGAGCGCCGGGCCTGTCCCCATGCCCGGGGATGTCCTTTCTGAGTGGCTGTGCAGCGGCCGTGCTGGGGAGGCCTCTCCTCTCCACATCGCTAGTTAGCTGGGAAACCtggtcccttcccacctctgggTCAGGCTTGCAGCCGCAGGCCTCGGGTTGCTTTTCCCGAAGGTTCCCAGGACCCGCAGCGTCAGGTGGCTCCGGGGCTTCTTCCTGTCCTCTAGGGTCGGCGCCAGGTAGTCTGCTTTCTTCCTTAAGCACAGCTGGGCTTCCAGGGGCCTTGACTTCATCCTTCGGCCCCAGCGACTTTCTGACACTTTCATCTGATGcactggtggggggagggggcagaatcCCTTGCTGGACTTCGTTGTTCTGCTCCCTATTCAAgatctcccctctctcctcctgggGTGAAGGGGCTGGAACCTCTCTGGGGCCCTTTTCTggaccctctccctctcctccaagaTCTGATGCGAGCTTCTCCTGAACTGCCAACCCGGCTTCTGCCAGCTCTTTAGCTGGATCTGTAAGACCAGGCATCTCAGCCCCAGAAACCAAGTCCTTGTTCAACCAGCTGGGTTGTCCTGCAGCAACAGAGGCCGGAGCAGCTGGCTGTGAAGTGAGGCTTGAAGCTGGACCCGTGTCCTCGGTCACTGCGTGTGGGAAAGGCTCAGTGCCCGCAAGCAAAGCCCCCTCGGGTTGCTCGTCTGCTGCTGCACAGACATCTTGACTAGGCTCGGCTCCTGGCCTCCCTGTCTGCCGGTGACCCTCAGCATCTCGGGCACCCAGCGTCTCCTCCCAGGTGCCCTTGGCCCCCGGCGTCAGGGCAGGACTCGGCGAATCCCAGGGCAGCTCTGTGGGTGGCGGATGAGCTCCCATTTGTTGCTGGCAGTTTTCCTGGGAAGCAGCCTTCGCTTCGGCTTCTTGGGCAGCCTCTGAATTGCTCCTACTGGGAGGGCAGGCCCCAAGGGAATCCGGATCATCGGTGAAATCCTGAGGCAGCACTGCCACTTGACATTTGGGGGCTGGATCTTGTGGGGTCGGGGTCTCGGGTTTTGGGGGAGGCTCTTCCAGGCCAGCTGAGCTCTCTTGTCCTGGCTGGGCTGCAGCAGGCACCTTAGGGGCCACTTGTCCAGAAGGCGCTCCCTGCCCAGGCTCTGGCGGGGGGAAGCCAACTACAGCCTCTTTCCCTTGGGACTCGAACCCACCAGGCTGGGCATCCTCTCCACACAGCTGTCCCTTCATCGGCTCTCTGGGAGCTGCTGGTGAAATTTCTGGCAACTGGTCAATGAGACTGGAGGAAGACACTTTctgcctctcttcttccttcaggTCTCTCTCTCTTCCGGTGTTGGGGACGGTTGCAACCACACTGCGCTGAGTAGAGCTGTCCCCCTTGGGGACAAAGGCTGCTGGAGCATCTCCCTGGGCACCTGGGGAAGGTTCCTTCCAGGGGGGTTGAACAAGGGGCCAGTCTTCAGGTGCTGCTGCTGGACTTGCCAAGCGGCCTTCTGGGGGGCCCTCAGCAAAGGGCATGGAGGCTGAGGGACACTCCTGCTCCCAGGGCTTCAGGGGACTGGGCAGTGGAGAAACTTGTGGGCCCCTGGCTTCTTGTGGGTGTCTCCTTGGCTCAGTCACCTCTGGGGACACGATGCAGGGATCCACGCTGGCAGCACCCTCAGAAGCGGAGCAGGAACCTCTGTGCCCGAAGCTGCCAACAATGAAAAAATTTAGTGTGTTACCTGTTCCTGCAGGTGCCAAGGACAGACCACAGCACAGGCAGAATCACTCCAACCCTCTCCCCACTGAAGTCCGCACCACACGGCATCCTCATGCAGTTTACTCCTCTCCATGAAGGGAACCCCCCAGACCCACCACCCCACAACCATTCCTCATGCCCTCACTTTTTCCAAAAATCACTGCAGAGACTCTCCAACTTTCAGTCTGAGGCTTTCTATGCTGGTCAGTGGTGTGAATGGggaaatatgga includes:
- the TACC2 gene encoding transforming acidic coiled-coil-containing protein 2 isoform X8 produces the protein MGNENSTSGNQQEDSGVNNIILLPPNPEPLQRTSSARRPGSEPSPGNSQSVERGPEEKPRGTDLGDLPSFGHRGSCSASEGAASVDPCIVSPEVTEPRRHPQEARGPQVSPLPSPLKPWEQECPSASMPFAEGPPEGRLASPAAAPEDWPLVQPPWKEPSPGAQGDAPAAFVPKGDSSTQRSVVATVPNTGRERDLKEEERQKVSSSSLIDQLPEISPAAPREPMKGQLCGEDAQPGGFESQGKEAVVGFPPPEPGQGAPSGQVAPKVPAAAQPGQESSAGLEEPPPKPETPTPQDPAPKCQVAVLPQDFTDDPDSLGACPPSRSNSEAAQEAEAKAASQENCQQQMGAHPPPTELPWDSPSPALTPGAKGTWEETLGARDAEGHRQTGRPGAEPSQDVCAAADEQPEGALLAGTEPFPHAVTEDTGPASSLTSQPAAPASVAAGQPSWLNKDLVSGAEMPGLTDPAKELAEAGLAVQEKLASDLGGEGEGPEKGPREVPAPSPQEERGEILNREQNNEVQQGILPPPPTSASDESVRKSLGPKDEVKAPGSPAVLKEESRLPGADPRGQEEAPEPPDAAGPGNLREKQPEACGCKPDPEVGRDQVSQLTSDVERRGLPSTAAAQPLRKDIPGHGDRPGAPSEEAAWSSEACGMMGEAGVVPESDSLHRICEQDPVPPSGPDGAGEHILPERAVWEGPGLQTECPDTLQDVVGLGIMDSLPALESDKLGFLSTPAAEVIPKAQEAESTSELKARSHPSEQRPGSCDGESLLTSPQPCGLGRDAAAQEVHADGPPPPKEGNLAVDCGLTTLSLQQDQQGNLSCPGDSGMREAESERSSLYSENCPQPSQMDPEGSIFDMLPEQSQRCENEKETYPSGADFKNLSADSTPTHIPVEPPEDVPLPVQGGKEQASGSELQSELSEGSLSDAPSSTPGDTVQESPTTEQSELSAPMSPELPALGEDGQKGDRSGSQPSSVSLPAADTLQDPALEGSLSRKESCCTAQGPNKSQQELVDGLKAGSPQEEARLRAEDAEAAEAQPPPQGSGRTEKASGDTVMAPPCWPHSVVPLDAAPAPAGPTVTPSQDAPERDTCDETQEGRQQSGLAPQKEMERPTALDAETQKLPSSVLSAEDQGAEGEAAETGGNTDGGDLGMQRAPEESEEAVLSSGFFQTKQCPSSGEEASTCALGEPCQAEQPLLSCQDALLPARELGGIPRVVVDIPAAQAVPDPKRLLPSRPPEEAAPDTPYLHIDGAASTGTEDSGVKAASSQGPTAPSESPCPVREPLLVLENASSMTVPEGSLASLSQPGAADGEISAAQDPSGSPKAGTFEEPVDSVPYMDKMPLLAKGKQTTAEERASRAPGASAKPSEIPARPTREGSTAGDVAREAESNREKMVDPSKDPRWGAAVDVDASSKQPSMVTGFPDFREHITRIFEKSVLGALTADRLQSTLGEKAGAGRSVTGKDLAMPSPGKLPDGIQGVAVAPLPSPPAGLWVDSNDKKQELAVEAEISCLIPQDPAPEKLAAEQNLPGASVGMETSGVPQRLTESETSEGAGEGRPGAGGQAPAQQGSCRQESASGLPSQATSPEIPVADLQVAPQSPGEGHSVQDDRIPSGKQHQDTSSSDSQPREDGAWGFSPMPVSTSALGASSVPGDVPTGTGAISEPCTPDTLRGERRHGGATGISETQNALGNQSAPEPPAGEVADTRPEPGSVAGAARDAEGDVTLSIAETRARASDDLPETGTTRMFSSAACASVLPGSLGDAGCPEGDLRMDAAAVLSRDSPAGHLQAEEQPEPELPAPSGDKKLGVSSPPEPDEAGDPKMQSLVPEVLNTERKSPGSGPSTLPLVPEKDAPNITGEVISDETRSAAGAERSVKSSPEADDIIQPAALEGLENPLLAASSQHGDVSGQVSWNLTAQSTSSAAGRVDLTPLASEHASWPSAPAGDGVEASTPSCQGLAKDVSRSSDSEEAFETPESTTPVKAPPAPPPPPSEVIPEPEVSAQPPPEEPGCGSETVSVPDGPPSSSVEGSPFRPPSHSLSAVFDEDKPIASSGTYNLDFDNIELVDNFQTLEPRCSDSKNQDCKVNSRRKSTDSVPVSKSTLSRSLSLQASDFDGASCSGNTEAAAPAPEAYSTGSSSASSTLKRTKKPRPPSLKKKQTTKKPPETPPVKETPQEPADESPVPAEEHRIPETKAESAKAEGSGPALLEEAPFEPAALPKAACPLDSEGAEGAVPPAPGGGRVQNSPPVGRKILPPATVPEAVEGTPSDSGGQEDSPAKGLSVRLEFDYSEDKSSWDTQQENTPPTKKIGKKPVAKMPLRRPKMKKTPEKLDNAPASPTSSPAEPNDIPIAKGTYTFDIDKWDDPNFNPFSSTSKMQESPKLPQQSYNFDPDACDESTDPFKTCSKTPSSPSKSPASFEIPASAIEANGVDGDGLNKPAKKKKTPLKTMVEDVMSVCSLFDTFRVKKSPKRSPLSDPPSQDPTPAATPETPPVISAVVHATDEEKLAVTSQKWTCMTVDLEADKQDYPQPSDLSTFVNETKFNSPTEELDYRNSYEIEYMEKIGSSLPQDDDAPKKQALYLMFDTSQESPVKSPPVRMSESPTPCSGSSFEETEALVNAGAKIQHPVARGLAPNQEPHLQVPEKPSQKELEAMALGTASEVIEIREAAHPTDVSISKTALYSRIGTAEVEKPAGLLFQQPDLDSALQITRAEILTKEREVSEWKEKYEESRREVMEMRKIVAEYEKTIAQMIEDEQREKSVSHQTVQQLVLEKEQALADLNSVEKSLADLFRRYEKMKEVLEGFRKNEEVLKKCAQEYLSRVKKEEQRYQALKVHAEEKLDRANAEIAQVRGKAQQEQAAYQASLRKEQLRVDALERTLEQKNKEIEELTKICDELIAKMGKS